One segment of Primulina tabacum isolate GXHZ01 chromosome 6, ASM2559414v2, whole genome shotgun sequence DNA contains the following:
- the LOC142548231 gene encoding gibberellin 20 oxidase 2-like, translating into MDSSASTLNLHPSSSHKANREKKGVLIFDTSIIEKQENFPAQFLWPHEDLAYVSQDELNEHPIDLKGFFNGDLEAISLAAKQVRVACLNHGFFQVINHGVGASAIRTAYEHMDAFFKLPLSKKLAQKRKPGDLCGYSGAHADRFSSKLPWKETFSFTYEHEHDQGLDVVDYIKSVMGEEFEDAGIVYQEYCEAMKNLSLVIFELLAISLGVDRFHFRRFFEDGVSIMRGNNYPPCKKAGLTFGTGPHFDPNSLTILHQDQVGGLEIYSDNKWRAIRPRPDAFVVNIGDTFVALSNGRYKSCLHRAVVNKDKTRRSLVFFVNPKEDKKVRPPEDLMRREETSKYPDFTWSDLRDFTQNHYRADTATLQNFVQWLRIHKPSKKTQP; encoded by the exons ATGGATTCAAGTGCTTCAACTCTCAATCTTCATCCCTCATCAAGCCACAAAGCCAACAGAGAGAAAAAAGGGGTTCTGATTTTTGACACATCCattatagaaaaacaagaaaacttTCCCGCACAATTCCTTTGGCCACACGAGGACTTAGCCTATGTTTCACAAGATGAGCTTAATGAGCACCCTATAGATTTGAAGGGCTTCTTCAATGGTGATTTGGAAGCAATTAGTCTTGCTGCAAAACAAGTAAGAGTTGCTTGTTTAAACCATGGCTTCTTTCAAGTTATCAATCACGGTGTAGGTGCAAGTGCAATCCGTACCGCTTACGAGCATATGGATGCCTTCTTCAAGCTCCCTTTGAGCAAGAAGCTTGCTCAGAAAAGAAAACCAGGCGATCTTTGCGGGTATTCTGGTGCTCACGCCGATCGTTTTTCGTCCAAATTGCCCTGGAAGGAGACATTCTCCTTCActtatgaacatgaacatgatcAAGGACTTGATGTGGTTGACTACATCAAATCTGTCATGGGGGAAGAATTCGAAGATGCCGG GATTGTTTATCAAGAGTACTGTGAAGCGATGAAAAACTTGTCCCTCGTCATTTTCGAACTCTTGGCAATTAGCTTGGGAGTTGATCGGTTCCATTTTCGCCGGTTTTTCGAAGACGGTGTCTCGATCATGAGAGGAAATAACTATCCACCTTGCAAGAAAGCTGGCCTCACTTTTGGCACCGGACCTCATTTTGATCCCAATTCCTTAACCATACTTCACCAAGATCAAGTTGGAGGGCTCGAAATCTATTCGGACAACAAATGGCGAGCCATTCGTCCTCGTCCCGATGCCTTTGTTGTCAACATTGGTGACACATTTGTG GCTTTATCGAATGGGAGATACAAGAGTTGCCTTCACAGGGCAGTGGTGAACAAGGATAAAACAAGAAGATCGCTTGTATTCTTTGTGAACCCTAAAGAGGACAAAAAGGTGAGGCCCCCTGAGGATCTTATGCGCAGAGAAGAGACAAGCAAGTACCCAGATTTCACATGGTCGGATTTGAGAGACTTCACTCAGAACCACTACCGGGCAGATACTGCTACGCTACAAAACTTTGTCCAATGGCTTCGTATTCACAAACCTTCAAAAAAAACACAACCTTAA